The following are encoded together in the Cervus elaphus chromosome 23, mCerEla1.1, whole genome shotgun sequence genome:
- the PTF1A gene encoding pancreas transcription factor 1 subunit alpha isoform X2 yields MDAVLLEHFPGGLDAFPSSYFDEEDFFTDQSSRDPLEDGDELLADEQAEVEFLSHQLHDYCYRDEACLLLQSAPPAAPHALAPPPPGGPGEPEDSGGGGYCCEAGAPPGGFPYSPGSPPSCLAYRCAGAAALSPSARLRGLSGAAAARRRRRVRSEAELQQLRQAANVRERRRMQSINDAFEGLRSHIPTLPYEKRLSKVDTLRLAIGYINFLSELVQADLPLRGGGAGGGRGPGGGGRLGADSPGSQAQKVIICHRGTRKVPLPQRPGLWPPSPCGTLSLLD; encoded by the exons ATGGACGCGGTGCTGCTAGAGCACTTCCCCGGGGGCCTGGACGCCTTCCCGTCCTCTTACTTTGACGAGGAGGACTTCTTCACCGACCAGTCTTCTCGGGACCCTCTGGAGGACGGCGATGAGCTACTGGCCGACGAGCAGGCCGAGGTGGAGTTCCTCAGCCACCAGCTGCACGACTACTGCTACCGCGACGAGGCGTGCCTGCTACTGCAGTCCGCGCCTCCGGCGGCCCCCCACGCACTCGCCCCGCCGCCCCCGGGGGGCCCGGGAGAGCCGGAGgacagcggcggcggcggctacTGCTGCGAGGCGGGGGCGCCCCCCGGCGGCTTCCCCTACTCGCCCGGTTCTCCGCCCTCGTGCCTGGCCTACCGGTGCGCCGGGGCGGCCGCGCTGTCCCCCAGCGCGCGGTTGCGTGGCTTGAGCGGGGCGGCGgctgcgcggcggcggcggcgggtgcGTTCCGAGGCGGAGCTGCAGCAGCTGCGGCAGGCCGCCAACGTGCGCGAGCGGCGGCGCATGCAGTCCATCAACGACGCCTTCGAGGGGCTGCGCTCGCACATCCCCACGCTGCCCTACGAAAAGCGCCTCTCCAAGGTGGACACGCTGCGCCTGGCCATCGGCTACATCAACTTCCTCAGCGAGCTGGTACAGGCCGACCTGCCCCtgcgcggcggcggcgcgggcggcggcAGGGGGCCCGGCGGCGGAGGGCGCCTGGGCGCGGACAGCCCGGGCAGCCAGGCCCAGAAGGTCATCATCTGCCACCGGGGTACTCGTAA GGTCCCCCTCCCCCAGCGACCCGGATTATGGCCTCCCTCCCCTTGCGGGACACTCTCTCTCTTGGACTGA
- the PTF1A gene encoding pancreas transcription factor 1 subunit alpha isoform X1, with amino-acid sequence MDAVLLEHFPGGLDAFPSSYFDEEDFFTDQSSRDPLEDGDELLADEQAEVEFLSHQLHDYCYRDEACLLLQSAPPAAPHALAPPPPGGPGEPEDSGGGGYCCEAGAPPGGFPYSPGSPPSCLAYRCAGAAALSPSARLRGLSGAAAARRRRRVRSEAELQQLRQAANVRERRRMQSINDAFEGLRSHIPTLPYEKRLSKVDTLRLAIGYINFLSELVQADLPLRGGGAGGGRGPGGGGRLGADSPGSQAQKVIICHRGTRSPSPSDPDYGLPPLAGHSLSWTDEKQLKEQNIIRTAKVWTPEDPRKLNSKPSFNNVENEPPFEFVS; translated from the exons ATGGACGCGGTGCTGCTAGAGCACTTCCCCGGGGGCCTGGACGCCTTCCCGTCCTCTTACTTTGACGAGGAGGACTTCTTCACCGACCAGTCTTCTCGGGACCCTCTGGAGGACGGCGATGAGCTACTGGCCGACGAGCAGGCCGAGGTGGAGTTCCTCAGCCACCAGCTGCACGACTACTGCTACCGCGACGAGGCGTGCCTGCTACTGCAGTCCGCGCCTCCGGCGGCCCCCCACGCACTCGCCCCGCCGCCCCCGGGGGGCCCGGGAGAGCCGGAGgacagcggcggcggcggctacTGCTGCGAGGCGGGGGCGCCCCCCGGCGGCTTCCCCTACTCGCCCGGTTCTCCGCCCTCGTGCCTGGCCTACCGGTGCGCCGGGGCGGCCGCGCTGTCCCCCAGCGCGCGGTTGCGTGGCTTGAGCGGGGCGGCGgctgcgcggcggcggcggcgggtgcGTTCCGAGGCGGAGCTGCAGCAGCTGCGGCAGGCCGCCAACGTGCGCGAGCGGCGGCGCATGCAGTCCATCAACGACGCCTTCGAGGGGCTGCGCTCGCACATCCCCACGCTGCCCTACGAAAAGCGCCTCTCCAAGGTGGACACGCTGCGCCTGGCCATCGGCTACATCAACTTCCTCAGCGAGCTGGTACAGGCCGACCTGCCCCtgcgcggcggcggcgcgggcggcggcAGGGGGCCCGGCGGCGGAGGGCGCCTGGGCGCGGACAGCCCGGGCAGCCAGGCCCAGAAGGTCATCATCTGCCACCGGGGTACTC GGTCCCCCTCCCCCAGCGACCCGGATTATGGCCTCCCTCCCCTTGCGGGACACTCTCTCTCTTGGACTGATGAAAAACAACTCAAAGAACAAAATATTATCCGAACAGCCAAAGTGTGGACCCCAGAGGACCCCAGAAAACTCAACAGCAAGCCTTCCTTCAACAACGTAGAAAACGAACCGCCCTTTGAGTTTGTGTCCTGA